A window from Bufo bufo chromosome 1, aBufBuf1.1, whole genome shotgun sequence encodes these proteins:
- the LOC121006071 gene encoding uncharacterized protein LOC121006071 has product MTGGTISLSNIIRCCMKASLMVVAWDGSPWLMINRTGPSAEYSNMLWNDNMWSNVSCFPNWTHCHYLQVQTQGMVFSSHNKSGCNDSNPDSPVQCIGIYAGARGYLACARRSIGDLVTGITSNTTEGQKEGQKLAEGVVLAYLITRLFNSTVVSVPENKYIVCGHREYKWLPPDFNGLCTIARLTPATFILPYENLNVNVIPKHTLYKRAADNIPRPNGKPHLVEMSDANKFFSTLFIYPMIMQTYDKLVMATDYLDDQIWEIMKLLNTSDIVQNQLIIVTKTI; this is encoded by the exons atGACGGGTGGGACAATAAGTTTGTCAAACATCATCAGGTGTTGTAT GAAAGCTTCCCTAATGGTGGTAGCATGGGATGGGTCCCCATGGCTAATGATAAACAGAACCGGACCCTCAGCTGAATATAGCAATATGCTCTGGAATGACAATATGTGGAGCAATGTATCCTGCTTTCCAAATTGGACCCACTGTCACTATCTACAGGTACAGACCCAAGGTATGGTCTTTAGTTCCCATAACAAATCAGGCTGTAATGATTCCAACCCGGACAGTCCAGTACAGTGCATTGGCATATATGCTGGAGCAAGAGGTTATCTAGCCTGCGCCCGCCGCAGTATAGGTGACCTGGTAACAGGGATAACTAGTAACACCACAGAGGGTCAAAAAGAAGGTCAAAAACTAGCAGAAGGTGTCGTATTAGCCTACTTAATCACTCGTTTGTTCAATAGTACAGTGGTCTCTGTTCCAGAAAACAAATACATAGTATGTGGACACAGGGAATATAAATGGCTTCCTCCGGATTTCAAtggtttgtgtacaattgctaggCTCACGCCAGCCACATTTATACTGCCCTATGAAAACCTGAATGTCAATGTTATCCCCAAGCACACCTTATATAAAAGAGCTGCAGACAACATTCCTAGACCAAATGGAAAACCCCATCTTGTGGAAATGAGTGATGCCAACAAATTCTTTAGTACCCTGTTTATCTATCCTATGATTATGCAAACGTATGACAAACTAGTAATGGCTACTGACTATTTAGATGATCAGATTTGGGAGATAATGAAACTGCTGAACACATCTGATATTGTCCAGAATCAGCTTATCATAGTAACCAAGACTATTTGA